In Epinephelus lanceolatus isolate andai-2023 chromosome 13, ASM4190304v1, whole genome shotgun sequence, the following are encoded in one genomic region:
- the LOC117270384 gene encoding syntaxin-11-like, whose protein sequence is MRDMLERMQTISEEQEDYEPEFYGDEYDVDKETLSQQAVVFENSSAIDTILEEAHSIRKEISMLRLEVERLSTHNERFGTSVRRLTLIKKDSDSIARGIQQRGAAVYARLQALGKESSQLEEKEGPNSAVSRIARTQHDTLTRAFHDVMSDYNEAEEMQRDTCRGRIQRQASIMGAEITDDQLDEMVDKGGEGWAELSQSLQSQGGRSSRWALCEIKGRHKELVELEVRMKEIHDLFLHMAMLVEEQGCLVNNIEANVCGTQEYVEKINVHIKRALQYKRKNPFRQCCPCLPCWRHNQTF, encoded by the coding sequence ATGCGGGACATGCTGGAGAGAATGCAGACCATTAGTGAGGAGCAGGAGGACTACGAGCCAGAATTTTATGGAGATGAGTACGATGTAGACAAAGAGACTCTGTCACAACAGGCAGTGGTGTTCGAGAACTCCTCAGCTATTGACACAATCCTGGAGGAGGCCCACTCCATACGCAAAGAGATCTCCATGCTTCGCTTAGAGGTGGAGCGTCTGAGCACACATAATGAACGCTTTGGCACCTCTGTGCGGCGCCTCACCCTAATCAAAAAGGACTCTGACTCCATCGCCAGGGGGATCCAGCAACGTGGGGCAGCGGTGTATGCCCGCCTTCAGGCCCTGGGCAAGGAGAGCAGCCAGCTGGAGGAGAAAGAAGGTCCCAACTCTGCTGTTAGTCGCATTGCTCGAACTCAGCATGACACACTGACCCGTGCCTTCCATGATGTCATGAGTGACTACAATGAGGCGGAGGAGATGCAGAGGGATACATGTCGGGGGAGGATCCAGAGGCAGGCCTCTATAATGGGGGCTGAAATCACTGACGACCAGCTGGATGAGATGGTGGACAAAGGTGGCGAGGGATGGGCTGAGCTGTCCCAGAGCCTGCAGAGCCAAGGCGGACGTTCGTCCCGCTGGGCGCTGTGTGAAATCAAAGGCAGACACAAGGAGCTGGTGGAGCTGGAGGTCAGGATGAAGGAGATCCACGATCTGTTTCTGCACATGGCCATGCTGGTGGAGGAGCAGGGATGTCTGGTTAATAACATTGAGGCTAATGTGTGTGGCACTCAGGAATATGTAGAAAAAATTAATGTCCACATCAAGAGAGCCTTACAGTACAAGAGGAAGAATCCTTTCCGGCAGTGTTGTCCCTGTCTACCCTGCTGGAGACACAACCAAACGTTTTAG
- the stx11b.1 gene encoding syntaxin-11b.1, which translates to MRDRLSNLQELSNGHVEQMEYAESTVSDAFSNVDLEEELPHEAVVFDNSPALVEVFSQSQDIHREIQLIRLENKRLREQNSRILQGVTTMSTIKRDSNAIGADIKTRAEDVLGRLKEMDNTAHKLEEEHGSNSAVTRIARTQYACLSNGFRDAMFDYNEAEMSHRENCKAQIQRQMEIVGREVSGEEVEEMIEKGQWNIFTDNVMAEGKTARSALSQIEKRHQELLDLESRIQGIHEIFLDIAMLVEEQGPMLTTIQTNVQKTDEGIQEALVKLGRAKRHDKNNPFRKMFCSCFPCVD; encoded by the coding sequence ATGAGGGACAGACTGAGCAACCTGCAGGAACTGTCCAACGGCCATGTGGAGCAGATGGAGTATGCGGAGTCCACTGTCTCCGATGCCTTCAGTAACGTGGACCTGGAGGAGGAGTTGCCCCATGAGGCAGTGGTGTTTGACAACAGCCCCGCTCTGGTCGAGGTCTTCTCCCAGTCGCAGGACATCCACAGAGAGATCCAGCTCATCCGCCTGGAGAACAAAAGGCTCCGTGAGCAGAACTCTCGCATACTTCAGGGCGTCACCACCATGAGCACTATCAAAAGAGACTCCAATGCTATTGGTGCTGATATAAAGACTCGGGCTGAGGATGTGCTGGGACGCCTGAAGGAAATGGACAACACAGCCCACAAGCTAGAAGAAGAACACGGCTCAAATTCCGCCGTCACACGTATCGCCAGAACCCAGTATGCTTGCCTCAGCAATGGCTTCCGCGATGCCATGTTTGACTATAATGAGGCCGAGATGAGCCATAGGGAGAACTGTAAAGCCCAGATCCAGAGGCAGATGGAGATAGTGGGACGTGAGGTGtcaggagaggaggtggaggagatgatCGAGAAGGGTCAGTGGAACATCTTTACTGACAACGTCATGGCTGAGGGTAAAACGGCTCGATCTGCTCTGTCCCAGATTGAGAAACGCCACCAAGAGTTGCTGGACCTTGAGAGCCGTATCCAGGGCATCCATGAGATTTTCCTGGACATTGCTATGCTGGTGGAGGAGCAAGGCCCCATGCTGACCACCATCCAAACCAATGTTCAGAAAACTGATGAAGGCATACAGGAGGCCCTCGTCAAACTGGGCAGGGCCAAACGTCATGACAAGAACAACCCCTTTAGAAAGATGTTTTGCAGCTGTTTCCCATGTGTCGACTAA